Proteins from one Candidatus Methylomirabilota bacterium genomic window:
- a CDS encoding class I SAM-dependent methyltransferase translates to MIMSAAKRFLLRFEAFHDLRDGRAQRQRREAGLELPVIPDYPFRSVPRYGHGLPPHGPLVDILDRHRSAYAALLRQFEAFRNGLHDIALDRPPDAGQPYWRNGYFSGLDAVSLYAFAALYKPRRYIEVGSGNSTKFMRRAILDHGLGTHILSIDPHPRVEIDRLCEEVRRTRLEEVDVTLFDDLTAGDILLVDGSHRVFMNSDVAVVFLDILPRLKPGVLIYFDDIFLPLDYPPEWMDRYYSEQYLLAATLLAEGPHLEIVLPCTFVRLRPDLKDIPDSLERDSKITGAGLSWGSGFWLRRR, encoded by the coding sequence ATGATCATGTCGGCCGCGAAGCGGTTCCTGTTGAGGTTCGAAGCGTTCCATGACCTTCGAGATGGTCGGGCCCAGCGGCAGCGGCGCGAGGCTGGTCTAGAGCTGCCGGTCATTCCCGACTACCCCTTCCGATCGGTTCCCCGGTATGGTCACGGCCTTCCACCCCACGGCCCGCTTGTCGACATTCTTGATCGGCATCGGAGCGCCTACGCGGCGCTTCTGCGCCAGTTCGAGGCTTTCCGAAACGGTCTCCACGACATCGCGCTCGATCGTCCACCCGATGCGGGCCAGCCCTACTGGCGGAACGGCTACTTCTCCGGCCTCGACGCGGTCTCTCTCTACGCGTTTGCGGCCCTCTACAAGCCACGCCGCTACATCGAGGTCGGGTCCGGAAACTCCACGAAGTTCATGCGGAGGGCCATCCTCGATCACGGACTCGGTACTCACATCCTCTCGATCGATCCACACCCGCGTGTCGAGATCGACCGGCTTTGCGAAGAGGTCCGACGGACTCGCCTCGAAGAGGTAGACGTGACGCTGTTCGACGACCTGACCGCCGGCGATATCTTGCTCGTGGATGGCTCACACCGTGTCTTCATGAATTCCGATGTCGCGGTTGTATTTCTCGACATTCTTCCGCGACTCAAGCCAGGGGTATTGATCTATTTCGACGACATCTTCCTGCCCCTCGACTACCCTCCCGAGTGGATGGATCGCTACTATTCGGAACAGTATCTGCTCGCCGCCACGCTTCTGGCGGAAGGTCCCCATCTCGAGATCGTCTTGCCGTGCACCTTTGTGCGACTGAGGCCGGACCTCAAGGACATCCCCGACTCGTTGGAGCGAGATAGCAAGATCACGGGCGCGGGACTGAGCTGGGGCAGCGGATTTTGGCTGCGGCGGCGCTGA
- a CDS encoding glycosyltransferase family 2 protein, protein MIALFWVGVVWIAYVYVGYPLILWLLGLVRKVEPAIRADHRPSVSVLIAAWNEERDIAWKLAETLGWDYPADRLEVLVASDGSEDRTDEIVRGMTDARLTFVRMEPRGGKSAALNRLAQLARGEILFFTDANSHIESGALRRIARHFADPRVGCVTGEMHYRDERAESAVSEGTRVYWGYESLIKQLESRIGSVLVCVGSVFAIRAALFEPLHPEVANDLELPLRIGRTGRWLRYEPTVRSVERPAHTGREEFSRQRRIVAQGALAIWRLRAQLTPLRAWQFLSRKVLRWLTAVPLVLLLVSTAALAPRSPFGLLLVPQVAFWALALVGYILARAGLRPGRLFSLPFYVVLVALAGVMGVIDACAGRRFRVWETAALSRGSVN, encoded by the coding sequence ATGATCGCCTTGTTCTGGGTCGGTGTTGTCTGGATCGCCTACGTCTACGTGGGCTATCCGCTCATCCTGTGGCTGCTGGGCCTGGTGCGGAAAGTCGAGCCCGCCATCCGCGCCGACCACCGGCCCTCCGTGTCGGTGCTCATTGCCGCGTGGAACGAGGAGCGCGACATCGCGTGGAAGCTCGCCGAGACGTTGGGCTGGGACTATCCCGCCGACCGCCTCGAGGTCCTGGTGGCCTCCGATGGCTCCGAGGACCGCACCGACGAGATCGTCCGGGGCATGACCGACGCGCGACTGACGTTCGTCCGGATGGAGCCGCGCGGCGGCAAGAGCGCGGCGCTCAATCGCCTGGCCCAGCTCGCGCGAGGCGAGATCCTGTTCTTCACCGACGCGAACTCCCACATCGAGTCGGGGGCGCTCCGCCGGATCGCTCGGCATTTCGCCGATCCGCGCGTCGGCTGCGTCACCGGCGAGATGCACTATCGGGACGAGCGGGCGGAGTCGGCCGTCTCAGAGGGAACCCGGGTCTACTGGGGCTACGAGTCCCTCATCAAGCAGCTGGAGAGCCGCATCGGGTCGGTGCTCGTCTGCGTGGGGTCCGTCTTCGCGATCCGGGCGGCGCTGTTCGAGCCGCTCCATCCCGAGGTGGCCAACGACCTGGAGCTTCCACTGCGAATCGGGCGAACCGGCCGCTGGCTGCGCTACGAGCCGACCGTCCGCTCGGTGGAGCGACCCGCCCACACCGGCCGGGAGGAATTCTCCCGACAGCGGCGCATCGTGGCCCAGGGTGCGCTGGCCATCTGGCGGCTGCGCGCCCAGCTCACCCCGCTCCGCGCCTGGCAGTTCCTCTCTCGCAAGGTCCTGCGTTGGCTGACCGCGGTGCCCCTCGTCCTGCTGCTCGTGTCCACCGCGGCCCTGGCGCCTCGCTCTCCCTTCGGCCTGCTCCTGGTGCCCCAGGTCGCCTTCTGGGCGCTGGCCCTCGTGGGATACATCCTGGCGCGCGCCGGACTCAGGCCGGGCCGGCTGTTCTCGCTGCCGTTCTACGTGGTCCTGGTGGCGCTCGCCGGTGTGATGGGCGTCATCGATGCCTGCGCCGGCCGGCGCTTCCGGGTGTGGGAAACCGCGGCCCTGTCCCGAGGCAGCGTGAACTAG